In Trichocoleus sp., the DNA window AAACTCCACTGCCAACTTGTAGTATTTTTTTGTCTTGTCCGCTTAGTACAAGGAGAGGTTGCTGCTTTGACTCGTCGTTACCTGTTCACATCGGAATCAGTTACGGAAGGTCACCCAGACAAAATCTGCGACCAAATCTCGGATACAATCATTGACGCGATTCTTGCTCAAGACCCTCACAGCCGTGTTGCTGCGGAAGTTGTGGTAAACACGGGTCTTGTTCTGATTACTGGAGAAATTTCTTCTAAAGCTCAAGTAAACTTTGTTGATCTCACTCGCAAGAAAATTGCAGAGATTGGATACGTCGATGCTGACAATGGCTTTTCGGCAAATAGCTGTGCCGTTTTAGTTGCTTTGGATGAGCAGTCTCCTGATATTGCTCAGGGCGTGGATCAAGCTCAGGAAACTCGTACCCATGCAAGCGATGAAGAACTAGATGCGATCGGTGCAGGGGATCAGGGCTTGATGTTTGGCTTTGCCTGCAACGAAACACCTGAACTCATGCCTTTGCCAATTTGCTTGGCCCATCGGATTTCCCGTAAGCTAGCTGCCGTTCGCAAGACAGGACAACTTCCTTACCTGCGTCCAGATGGCAAAACTCAGGTTACTGTAGCTTACGAAAATGGTAAACCCGTTGGTATTGACACCATTCTGGTTTCTACTCAGCATACAGCAACGATCGGCGAGATCACTGACCAAGCAGCAGTACAGGCGAAGATCCGTGAGGATCTCTGGTCACTGGTGGTTGTGCCTTGCTTTGATGATCTGGAACTGAAGCCAGACGACAGCACACGATATCTGGTGAACCCCACCGGGAAATTTGTGATTGGTGGTCCTCAAGGCGATGCCGGACTGACTGGACGCAAGATTATCGTGGATACCTACGGTGGCTATTCACGTCATGGCGGTGGTGCTTTCTCTGGTAAAGATCCGACAAAGGTCGATCGAAGTGCTGCTTATGTTTGCCGCTATGTAGCGAAAAATATTGTGGC includes these proteins:
- the metK gene encoding methionine adenosyltransferase, whose protein sequence is MTRRYLFTSESVTEGHPDKICDQISDTIIDAILAQDPHSRVAAEVVVNTGLVLITGEISSKAQVNFVDLTRKKIAEIGYVDADNGFSANSCAVLVALDEQSPDIAQGVDQAQETRTHASDEELDAIGAGDQGLMFGFACNETPELMPLPICLAHRISRKLAAVRKTGQLPYLRPDGKTQVTVAYENGKPVGIDTILVSTQHTATIGEITDQAAVQAKIREDLWSLVVVPCFDDLELKPDDSTRYLVNPTGKFVIGGPQGDAGLTGRKIIVDTYGGYSRHGGGAFSGKDPTKVDRSAAYVCRYVAKNIVAAGLAEKCEVQLSYAIGVARPVSILVETFGTGKIDDDRLLDLVKQHFEMRPAGIIQSFNLQGIVAERSGRFYQDVAAYGHFGRNDLDLPWEQTDKAAILREAADRMLSGAAV